The sequence GATGTCACCGCCAGCGACGAAGAGTCTGTTGGCCCGGCCGAGGCCGCCCGGATAGGCGGCCGCCCACAGGTCCAGCAGCTCACCGGCGCGCACCAGCCGGCGCCGGGAGCCGAGGTGCTCCAGGAATCCGGTAGTGCGCAACGTATCCATCGTCTCCTTGGCCATACCGACCGATACGCCGGCGCACTCGGCGATTTCACGCAGCGGCGCCTCGACGAGTTCGGGTGCGGCCAGCAGGACGCAGACCGCTTGCGCGCGCTTCGGGGTGAAGAGATTGCGCGGTCCATCGCCGCGTAACCCGTTGCCGAGGATGCCTGGTCGTTCCGGCACGGCCGAACGCCGGCCGCGCACGTCGATGAGCAGGCCACCCTGGTTCCGCAGGTAGGCGTTGCCAGCCCCGTCGATGTACCAGAGTCCGCGGGCCCGCAGTGTTTCAGCGCTTGATGGATGTAGCCGTGGGCCCACTACAAGCAGCGGTGAGGTGGTGTCGGCGATCGCCCAGGCCTGTAGTGCTGCTGTTGCCGACAGGTGAGGGAGGTAGAGGGCGGTGATCGTGACGGGCTTCCCGTCAATTTCGAGGTGTAGCGGTTCGGGATAGGCAGAGTTCAACGCCGATAGGCCACCGAGCACCCGCACTCCGTAGTCGGCGAGGTGACGCTCCACAGACTTGGCGAGGCCCGCCCCGATCTGACCCATGTGTTCAGTTTAGCCACATGTTCATTTTTATTGAACATAGGCATTTGTTGAACACGGACATCCACGCCAAAAGCGGAAGGTCGCCGGTTCGATCCCGGCCCTGGCCACTCAGTCCGATCCGCGCCGATGCGTGGGCCCACCCGATGGCGGCCGGCTCCCGACCTCAGCCCCGGCTATTAACCGCAAACAGAGTCACGTTGCCGTCGGGCGTACCGCAGGATCGAGCCCGCGGTCAGGCATGCGGGTTTGTCACGGTCGGCTGCCTCGATGGGCAGGTTCGCGGCGCAGCGCATCACCATCAAGGCGAGTGCGCTGCGGGTCGCATACGAGATGACCAGCAGATTGGCGTGAGCCAGCCTGCCGCTGAGGGACATGACGTGTTGGCGTTTGCCCTCCCACCCCGGCCAGTTGAGGTCGGGTGGTCGTTGGAGCGGTGACCAATTGACGTTGATGGTGGTGATGTCGCCGAGCAGGGGAGTCAGCATCGAGACCAGGTCCGGCAATTCAGTGGTGATGTGGTCTGCACGCGGCCACCACGCGCCGTCGATGCCGTGGCCGAGCTCGCGGGCTACCGAAAGCCGGATAGGGCGGGCACGGCGGATGCTTCCCATCGGAGCGATCATCGCAGCTGCTCCCGCGGATGCTGAGATGGTCCGCTGATCGCGGTGCCAGGTTTGCGATGTCGAAACGTCGAACTCGGTATGTCTAAGTGTCGCATCATATTTCACAATCCACTGCAGTTCCCTCACGGTCGGATTCGTCTGGCCCGCGGTTGCGGCTAGGCGGAGGAATCACAATTGCCCGTGGGGGGCCGCCCTAGGGATGAGAGTGGGTGGACCACCGCTGACAATGAAGCGGCTCACATCCGACCGTACGCCGTCGGCATCGTTTCGGGGACAGTTCGGTAAAAGCCTGATGTGCGAGGTGTTATGCGGGTTGCGGTTCCGATCCTGTCCCTAGACTGAGCCGCTGTGCACCCTGCCTCGACTCGGCGAGCTTCAGCCCTCGTCGTCGCAGCCCTGATGGCCTCTGCCGGGCTGCCGGCCGCCGCCGCGGCTGACGACAAGATTCTGCTGGGGGGCGGCGCTGCGATCGTGCTGCACGACGACGCGCTGTGCACGCTGACCACCATCGGCCGTGACGGTGAAGGCAAGCTGGTCGGCTTCACGGCCGCGCACTGTGGCGGGCCGGGCTCGCCCGTGCTGGTTGAGGGTGCCGAAGACCACGGCACCGTGGGCACGGTGGTGGCCGCTGACGAAGGCCTGGACTACGCGGTGATCGAGTTCGACCCGGTCAAGGTGGCCTCCATCGCCGACTACGAAGGCTTCGGGATCTACGGCATCGGCTCGGCCGATCCCGCTGAACCTGCCGCCACCGAACCCGACAGTCCAGAACCACCGGGCGACGTGGAGCACGTCACCGTGCGCCACGCCTGCAAACTTGGTCGCGGCACCGGTCTCAACTGCTTCGACATCGGGCCCGCCGGAGTGGATCCCGCCGGCGAAGAGTGGTGGCAACCGGGCGATGACGGGGCGCCCGTCACTGTCGATGACCTACTGGTCGGCATGGTCCGCGATGGCACCGTCCCGGTCGGTCCGCTCACCCAGCCGGGACCCGGGATCGTGCTGTTCCAAGCGATCCTCGACGACGTGGACGCCAAGGGCGGCCCGGGCGCGGGGTTCGGCCGCCGCTCCTAGCCTCGGCTTCGAGCGAAATCGCCTGACCGGCCGACCCCGGTTCAGGTAGCGGCCGGAACCGCCTCGTCTTGTGCGGGAGCGGACTGCTCGGTCGAAGGCTTCCACACCGAGGGGTCGTTTGCCGGCAGGGTGCTGCACTGTTGGGCAATACCTTCGGCGGCGGACTCCTGCGTTCGGAAAAGGGCCGCGTAATGGGGGAACAGGACTCCGAACTGATCCACCTCGGTCTGCCGGCTGGCGGGATCCTTGGCGAGCAGGTTGTTCATCCGCGAGATGATCTGCTCCTGCATCCACGGCGGCTCTTGGTTGTACTTCGTCACAATCGCGTCGTAGGCCGCCGGGTCAACGACCTTGGTCGCGCCCATCAACTGGTCGACCGAACACTGCGTGGTCAGTATGGGCTCGGGAACCGCGTTCGGGTCCTCGGCGGCGGCCACGCCCGCGCCGGAGGCCAGAAGGCCCGCACCAACTGCTACCAGCCCGGCGGCACGCACCGGCCAACTCACCGTAGATGTCATGCGGCCGGACGTTACCAGTTTCGGATTTGTGGAAAGCCGCTTTCGGTCCAACGCTTGACCGGCGAAGGCGCGCTGCCCAAGACGGACCGAGAGAGCTAGGGGCGCAACGTCTCCGGGCACAGTTCCGCCTGCGCCGCCTGAATCTGGACGTCGGCGGCTTCGGGGCTGTAGTAGAAGGTGTTGGTCAGCTGGCGCACCAGGTCACCCGGCGAGATGCCGGAGCGGTAAGTCCCGGTGTGGCCGTACATCCGCAACTCAGCGCAGATGTAGTGCCCCGAGGTCACTTTGACGTGATCGGCGACCGGGATCGCCACCGGGGCGGCGTTGACCCGCGCCAGATAGCTGGCGTCATCGGCGTGGGCGGCCGGGGCGGCGGTCAGTGCCGCGGTGGCCAGCAGGGGTGCGGCAATCCGGACGGTCACATGCATGACCTCCATGGTGCCACCGCCACCTGGTCGATGGGGCGACTCTCGGGCGGCCAAATCCCCACACATCACCGCGCGCCTGGTTAGGGTGCCAGCCATGGCAGTCAAGGATTCCCGCGAGGTGGTTATCGAAGCGAGCGCGGAGGAGATCTTCGACGTCCTCGCCGACGTCGAGTCTGTTCCGTCCTGGTCGCCGCAGTACCAGAGCGCTGAGGTGCTCGACACGTACGACAACGGCCGGCCGCGCCGGGTGCGGATGAAGATCAAGGCCGCGGGCCTGACCGACGAGCAGGTGGTCGAGTACAGCTGGACCGACGACAGTGTCGGCTGGACCCTGGTGTCGGCCGGCCAACTCAAGGCCCAGGACGCCAAGTACACGCTGACCCCCCAGGGCGACAAAACCAAGGTCCGATTCGACATGGACGTGGACCCGTCGATCCCGATCCCGGGGTTCCTACTCAAGAGCACCCTCAAGGGCGGCATGAAGACCGCCACCGACGGCCTGCGCACCCAGGTGCTCAAGATCAAGAAGGGGCGCTGATTTCGGTGCGATGAAATCCCGCCGCCGGCAGGGCTCGGCGCTAGGCTCGAACCAGTGGCTGTTCGAGCATCGCGGGAAATTGTGATTGACGCGCCGCCGGAGACAATCCTCGACGCGCTCGCCGATGTGTCCGACTTGGCATCGTGGTCGCCGGTGCACAAGCGGATCGAAGTCCTCGACGAATATGAGGACGGCCGCCCCCACCACGTACTGGCCACCATCAAGATTCTGGGCTTGGTGGACAAGGAGATCCTGGAATACCACTGGGGTCCGGACTGGATGGTCTGGGATGCCAAAGCGACGGCCCAGCAGCGCGCCCAGCACGTCGAATACACCCTGACCCGCGAAGGTCCCGACAGCACCCGGGTGCGCTTCGACATCACCGTCGAACCATCCGGGCCGATCCCGGAGTTCATCGTCCGGCGCGCCAGCAAGCTGGTGCTGAGCATCGCCACCGAACGGCTGCGTCAGCGAATCATGGGCGAAGACACCGCTACCGAGCGGTAGCGGGCCCGTCGCGCAGCGTCTCCAGTCGCCGGATCGCCTCGTCGATGGTGTCCTCACGCTTGACGAAAGTGAACCGCACCAAGTGATTCCAGACATCGGGGGCGGTTGCTTCCGCGCCGGGCACGCAGAACGCCGACAGCGGGATGGCCGCGACCCCGGCCCGGTGCGGCAGCTCGGCGCAGAACGCCGTGCTGTCGTCGTAACCCAGCGGGCGGGGATCGGCGCAGAGAAAATAGGTGCCGAAACTGTCGTGCACCTCAAAACCGACGCCCCGCAGGCCGTCGGTCAACCGGTCCCGGCGGGCTTGCATGGTCGCGCACAGCGCCGCCACCCAGGTGTCCTCGGTGTTCAACGCCAGCGCCACCGCCGGTTGAAACGGCGCCCCGCCGACATAGGTCAGGTACTGCTTGGCGGCCCGCACCCCGGCCAAGAGTTCCGCCGGTCCGCACGCCCAACCGATCTTCCAGCCGGTGCAGTTGAACATCTTCGCCGCACTCGAGATGGTGACGGTGCGCTGCGCCATCCCCTCGAAGCCGGCTAGCGGGCGATGAGTCCGTCCGGCGAAGACCAGGTGTTCGTAGACCTCGTCGGCGATCACCAGCAGATCGGCCTCCACCGCGATGCGGGCGATCTCGGCCAACTCGGACTCGGTGAACACCGTTCCGGTCGGGTTGTGCGGAGAGTTGACGATCAGCGCCCGGGTCGCCGGGGTGATGGCCCGCCGTAGAGCGTCGGCGTCCAAGGCGAACCCATGTCCGTCGGGCACCAGCGACACGCTGACCCGTCGCGCCCCGGCCATGGCGACCACCGGCGAGTACGAGTCGTAGAACGGCTCGAGCAGCAGCACCTCTGCGCCCGGCTCCACCAGGCCGAGCACCGCCGCCGCGATGGCTTCGGTAGCCCCTACCGTCACCAGGACTTCGGTGTCGGGGTCGTAGTCGATCCCGAACTTCCGCGCGCGCTGCCCGGCGATGGCTTCCCGCAGGGCGGGGATGCCGGGCCCAGGCGGGTATTGGTTGACGCCGTCGGTGATGGCGGCCCGGGCCGCCTCGAGCATGGCCGACGGTCCGTCCTCGTCGGGGAAGCCCTGGCCGAGGTTGACCGCGCCGATCCGTGCGGCCAGCGCCGACATCTCGGCGAAGATCGTGGTGGCATAGGGCTCCAGCCGTGAGACCATCCGCGCCGTCATGGGACCCGAGCCTAAAGCGCAGGCGACGGGGCCGAAGGAGCGGCCGGGAGCGGGCGCCCAGACGGCCCAACCATCCGGTTGATAGGCCACCCTGTTAGGGTTGAAATCCGGGGACTACGCTCCGACCCAGACGCAATCGAAGAATCCGCATCGAACACCCATTGAAGAGGAATCAGCCATGTCCGAAGAAGCCTTCATCTACGAGGCCATTCGCACCCCGCGCGGCAAGCAGCGCAACGGGGCGCTGAACGAGGTCAAGCCGATCAGCCTGGTTGTCGGCCTGATCGAGGAACTGCGCACCCGCCACCCCGACCTGGACGAGAGCCTGATCAGCGACGTCGTCCTGGGCTGCGTCTCGCCCGTGGGCGACCAGGGCGGCGACATCGCCCGCACCGCGGTGCTGGCGGCCGGCCTGCCCGACACCGTCGGCGGCGTGCAGCTCAACCGCTTCTGCGCCTCCGGGCTCGAGGCCGTCAACGTCGCCTCGCAGAAGGTGCGTTCCGGCTGGGACGACCTGGTGCTGGCCGGTGGTGTGGAGTCGATGAGCCGGGTGCCGATGGGCTCCGACGGCGGCGCGATGTTCTCCGACGTGCCCTTCACCTACGACAACTACATCGCCCCGCAGGGCATCGGTGCCGACCTGATCGCCACCATCGAGGGCTTCTCCCGCGAGGACGTCGACAACTACGCGCTGCAGAGCCAGCAGCGGGCGGCCGCAGCCTGGTCGGGCGGCTACTTCGCCAAGTCCGTCATCCCGGTGCGCGACCAGAACGGTCTGCTCATCCTGGACCACGACGAGCACATGCGTCCCGAAACCACCCTGGAGGGCCTGGGCAAGCTGCGCACGGCGTTCGACGGGATCGGCGCGATGGGCGGCTTCGACGACGTGGCCCTGCAGAAGTACCACTGGGTCGAGGGCATCAACCACGTCCACACCGGCGGTAACAGCTCCGGGATCGTCGACGGCGCCGCGCTGCTGCTGATCGGCAGCGAGAAGGCGGGTGCGTCGCAGGGTCTGACCCCGCGGGCCCGGGTCGTGGCCACCGCCACCACCGGCGCCGACGCGACCATCATGCTCACCGGCCCCACCCCGGCCACCGTCAAGGCACTCGACCGGGCCGGGCTGACCGTCGATGACATCGACCTGTTCGAGCTCAACGAGGCATTCGCCTCGGTGGTGCTGAAGTTCCAGAAGGACCTCAACATCCCCAACGAGAAGCTCAACGTCAACGGTGGCGCCATCGCGATGGGTCACCCGCTGGGCGCCACCGGCGCCATGATCACCGGAACCATGGTCGACGAACTCGAGCGTCGCGGTGCCAAGCGTGCGCTGATCACGCTGTGCATCGGCGGCGGCATGGGCGTGGCCACCATCATCGAGCGCGTCTGAGAGGGCTTGTAAAAAATGGCAGAGAACACCATCAAGTGGGACAAGGATGCCGACGGCATCGTCACGCTGACCCTGGATGACCCGACCGGGTCGGCCAACGTGATGAACGACCACTACCGCGAGTCCATGCACAACGCGGTGCAGCGCCTGACCGAGGAGAAGGATTCGGTCACCGGTGTCGTCATCACCAGCGCGAAGAAGACCTTCTTCGCCGGCGGTGACCTCAAGGCGATGATCCACGTCGGACCCGACGACGCCCAGGCCGTCTTCGAGCAGTGCGAGGGCATCAAGGCCGACCTGCGCGCCCTGGAGACCCTGGGCAAGCCGGTCGTGGCCGCCATCAACGGCGCCGCCCTCGGCGGTGGCCTGGAGATCGCGCTGGCCTGTCACAGGAGGATCGCCGCCGACGTCAAGGGCAGCCAGCTCGGCCTGCCCGAGGTCACCCTGGGCCTGCTGCCCGGCGGTGGCGGTGTCGCCCGCACGGTGCGCATGCTCGGCATCCAGAACGCGTTCATGAACGTGCTGGCCCAGGGCACCCGCTTCAGCCCGGCCAAGGCCAAGGCCGCGGGCCTGGTCGACGAGGTGCTGCCGACTGTC is a genomic window of Mycolicibacter heraklionensis containing:
- a CDS encoding SRPBCC family protein, coding for MAVKDSREVVIEASAEEIFDVLADVESVPSWSPQYQSAEVLDTYDNGRPRRVRMKIKAAGLTDEQVVEYSWTDDSVGWTLVSAGQLKAQDAKYTLTPQGDKTKVRFDMDVDPSIPIPGFLLKSTLKGGMKTATDGLRTQVLKIKKGR
- a CDS encoding DUF5078 domain-containing protein, whose product is MTSTVSWPVRAAGLVAVGAGLLASGAGVAAAEDPNAVPEPILTTQCSVDQLMGATKVVDPAAYDAIVTKYNQEPPWMQEQIISRMNNLLAKDPASRQTEVDQFGVLFPHYAALFRTQESAAEGIAQQCSTLPANDPSVWKPSTEQSAPAQDEAVPAAT
- a CDS encoding type IV toxin-antitoxin system AbiEi family antitoxin, which translates into the protein MGQIGAGLAKSVERHLADYGVRVLGGLSALNSAYPEPLHLEIDGKPVTITALYLPHLSATAALQAWAIADTTSPLLVVGPRLHPSSAETLRARGLWYIDGAGNAYLRNQGGLLIDVRGRRSAVPERPGILGNGLRGDGPRNLFTPKRAQAVCVLLAAPELVEAPLREIAECAGVSVGMAKETMDTLRTTGFLEHLGSRRRLVRAGELLDLWAAAYPGGLGRANRLFVAGGDIHTWSAPDGLQVAVSGEQAVPGDIRNPESLVLYVHTANNGLPTDLLIHNRWHRDPHGSIVIRKLFWRNLPDQQPEIAPAVLIYADLLASHEPRQLEVAHHMRSHDDRLARL
- a CDS encoding DUF5994 family protein codes for the protein MGSIRRARPIRLSVARELGHGIDGAWWPRADHITTELPDLVSMLTPLLGDITTINVNWSPLQRPPDLNWPGWEGKRQHVMSLSGRLAHANLLVISYATRSALALMVMRCAANLPIEAADRDKPACLTAGSILRYARRQRDSVCG
- a CDS encoding acetyl-CoA C-acetyltransferase codes for the protein MSEEAFIYEAIRTPRGKQRNGALNEVKPISLVVGLIEELRTRHPDLDESLISDVVLGCVSPVGDQGGDIARTAVLAAGLPDTVGGVQLNRFCASGLEAVNVASQKVRSGWDDLVLAGGVESMSRVPMGSDGGAMFSDVPFTYDNYIAPQGIGADLIATIEGFSREDVDNYALQSQQRAAAAWSGGYFAKSVIPVRDQNGLLILDHDEHMRPETTLEGLGKLRTAFDGIGAMGGFDDVALQKYHWVEGINHVHTGGNSSGIVDGAALLLIGSEKAGASQGLTPRARVVATATTGADATIMLTGPTPATVKALDRAGLTVDDIDLFELNEAFASVVLKFQKDLNIPNEKLNVNGGAIAMGHPLGATGAMITGTMVDELERRGAKRALITLCIGGGMGVATIIERV
- a CDS encoding S1 family peptidase — translated: MASAGLPAAAAADDKILLGGGAAIVLHDDALCTLTTIGRDGEGKLVGFTAAHCGGPGSPVLVEGAEDHGTVGTVVAADEGLDYAVIEFDPVKVASIADYEGFGIYGIGSADPAEPAATEPDSPEPPGDVEHVTVRHACKLGRGTGLNCFDIGPAGVDPAGEEWWQPGDDGAPVTVDDLLVGMVRDGTVPVGPLTQPGPGIVLFQAILDDVDAKGGPGAGFGRRS
- a CDS encoding DUF732 domain-containing protein; translation: MHVTVRIAAPLLATAALTAAPAAHADDASYLARVNAAPVAIPVADHVKVTSGHYICAELRMYGHTGTYRSGISPGDLVRQLTNTFYYSPEAADVQIQAAQAELCPETLRP
- a CDS encoding SRPBCC family protein, which encodes MAVRASREIVIDAPPETILDALADVSDLASWSPVHKRIEVLDEYEDGRPHHVLATIKILGLVDKEILEYHWGPDWMVWDAKATAQQRAQHVEYTLTREGPDSTRVRFDITVEPSGPIPEFIVRRASKLVLSIATERLRQRIMGEDTATER
- a CDS encoding pyridoxal phosphate-dependent aminotransferase; the encoded protein is MVSRLEPYATTIFAEMSALAARIGAVNLGQGFPDEDGPSAMLEAARAAITDGVNQYPPGPGIPALREAIAGQRARKFGIDYDPDTEVLVTVGATEAIAAAVLGLVEPGAEVLLLEPFYDSYSPVVAMAGARRVSVSLVPDGHGFALDADALRRAITPATRALIVNSPHNPTGTVFTESELAEIARIAVEADLLVIADEVYEHLVFAGRTHRPLAGFEGMAQRTVTISSAAKMFNCTGWKIGWACGPAELLAGVRAAKQYLTYVGGAPFQPAVALALNTEDTWVAALCATMQARRDRLTDGLRGVGFEVHDSFGTYFLCADPRPLGYDDSTAFCAELPHRAGVAAIPLSAFCVPGAEATAPDVWNHLVRFTFVKREDTIDEAIRRLETLRDGPATAR